AATGTTTTGTGAAATAACATTCAATACTAGCTCCTTTGTGGAAAGGATAGCTTTGCAAATTATGGGgaaaatttttaggaaaatgtttctctttctctgtgtagaTTTAGACTGTACATTATCCGTGACTTGTCCATGCTTCAGGGTGAGTGTGTTGTAAGCCCGTCTGTCATCCGGTCCAACCAATACTCACTGGACGCTTGGAAAATAAAGATTGCCTGGAAGTCACAGCAGATGGAGAGCTGAAGACGACTAACCATGTTATGTCAATGCCCACTCTGGATCATTTGAGGAAACTTGGAATGCCAAAGACCTCCTCCCTAGGCCATCTTGCGTCACCCTTTCCAGAATGAGGACCCCAGGCACAGGGAAATACAGTGCCGGGCTGTGCCCACACATCACTTCATAGGAGAGGGAGGCTGAGCCCTGAAAAGAGAGGGATTGCTGGGTTACACACAGAATGTGCTGCACAACTTGCTCGGCTCTTTGTCTTTCTACTTGTCTTCTCCAATTGTTTGGAtaatcattacattaaaaaaaatgaaactcttggggtgcctgggtggcttagtcggttgagcatcctactcttgattttggctcaggtcacgatctcacagttcatgagatggaaccccacgtctgctgacagtgcagagcctgcttgggattctctctctccctctctctctgcccctccctcacgtattctctctctctctctcaaaacaaataaataaacatttaaaaaatgaaactctcatcaaattaaaaaatactgaaagagttcagaaattatatttgattccctaatttttttaagacaggttttttttttttaatttttaaaatatttatttagttttgaaagagacagagacaatgcgagtgggttaggggcagagagagagggagacacagaatccgaagcaggctccaggctccgagctgtcagtacagaacgtgacgcggggctcgaactcatgggccgtgagatcctgacctgagtcgaagtcagacgctcaaccaactgagccacccaggcgccccttaagacaggttttttaaagagcagtttcagattcacagcaaaattaagagacagggacagagattTCCTGTAGcctcctcccccacatgtgcaGAGCTTCCCCCACGATCAACATCCCCCactagagtggtacatttgtcacaatccATGAACCTGGGTCGCCTGGAGTCCACAGTTtccattagggttcactcttggtattatACATTCCATAGGTTTGGATAactgtataatgacatatatccatcattatagtatttCACAGAGTAATTTCGATGCCCTAAAATTcctccacctcttgatttccCCATCCCCAATCCCTGGCAACCTCTGATCCTTTTATCGTCTccttggttttgccttttccggaATGTCATAGAGCTGGAACCATACACCatgtaaccttttcagattggcttcttctacttagtaatatgtatttacgTTTCTTCCCTGTCTTTCCATGTTTTCGTGGTTCATTTCTTcagaataatatcccattgtctggaggtaccacagtttatttatccattcacctacggaaggatatcttggttgcttgcAAGTTTAGGCAACTATGAATATAGGTGATATTAACATCCTTGTGTAGttcttttgtgtggacataagttttctggtccattgggtaaataccaaggaggaTGACTGTTTAGTCATATGATagaagtatgtttagttttgtaagaaactgccaaattgtcttccaaagtggctgaaccattttCCGTTCCCGCCAGCAGCGTATGGGAGTTTCTTGTTGCctcacatcctcgccagcatttaatgtcgtcagtgttccagatttcagccattctgataggtgtatagagtatctcattattatttttatttgcatttccccgatgacgtatgatgtggagcatcttttcatatgcctatttGCCTTtggtatatatcttctttggtgaggtgtctgttcaggtctttggcccattttttttttttttaatttttttttcaacgtttatttatttttgggacagagagagagagagagagagagagagagacagagcaggaatgggggaggggcagagagagagggagacacagaatcggaaacaggctccaggctctgagccatcagcccagagcccgacgcggggctcgaactcacggaccgcgagatggtgacctggctgaagtcggacgcttaaccgactgcgccacccaggcgccccggcccattttttaatcaaattgttttcttgttgttgagttttaaagagttctttgtagattttatgtaacgatcctttatcagatgtgtcttttgcaaatattttctcccagcctgtggctggtcttctcattcttttgacaTCGTCCTTCACagtggagttttttgttttttggttttttttttaactttaatgaatGTTTTTGCAGTGGTCCCTTTGAATATTCTTCCTTAGGTCAGATGCCCTGGGAAATGTGTCAGAGGCAGAGATGTATGTGCAAGAGGTTTACTGGGGTGTATTCTGAGGAACAACAGCTGTGAGAAGTAGAAGAAGCGGGGCTGGGTAGAAGGGACAAGTGCACTTGTGATGCAGTTACAACAGGGGTTCAGTCGATCCCATGGGGAGCTCAGGAGTTACAAGGGCCCTTCAAAGGTGTCCCTAGTCGAACTAGGAAGCTAGGCCTTTGTGCCCCCAACATCCACCAGTCAGCAGACACAGGTTGCCCCTGGCAACGGGGCATTACCCTTGGATGAAGCAGATCGCTTTGGCCGGAGAAATTCCCAGGGAGGGACTCAGCTGTGTGTGTCAGCAGCCAATCCTCCCTGCACTCAAAGGCATGGGCACCTCAGTCCCGTGGGAGGATCTGGACAGCACACCACAGCATCCACTATatcatctgaaaaatataaacttgcaaataaagaaaaagaacgtGAGGCTTTGAGTTCCACCACTGACTTGCTGCGTGATCTCAGGCACATCCTCTCTTTGGACCTCACTTTTCCCATCTGTCCACTAAGACATTACTAGACAGACAGCCTCTGATTTTCTAGGTATTACTAGACAGACAGCCTCTGATTTTCTAGTTGTGGCTAATTGGGACACTCATAAGTCACAATCACGAGGCAAGCAGGTGTCCTGGAAGCTGGCCACGGCAACCAGAGAAGAGGAGGCTGAGGTGAGGCCAAGAGATTGGGGAAGTTCCTAGAACAAGATGAGGTGGCCTATCTTACCGGGGGTTTCCCTCAAAGGTACTTCTATGAATCATTAGTTTGTAAAACAGCAGAACAACGTGTGGCATTGAAAGTCAGCTGAACCAACCCTTCATTACACAAATGAGAGGTCATGCCCAATATCACACACTGAGTCGACAGCAGATCTGGGGACAACCATAATTCCTGAAGCCTGGCCAGGTGGTTTCTCAATGTCCCTGCCACCTATCCCTCCGGAGACTGAGTCAAGGTTTGTTTTGGCTGAAAGAAAGGGATGCCCCCTCCAGCCAACTTCCACGAAAGGAGATCTATTTGAAAAGAGTCAGGATGAGAGGAGCTTTTCCCTATCCTCTTCTTAAGAAGGGGAAAAACCAGAGGATTGGAAAGAAGCAGCTTGAGCACAGAGCTGTCGGTCAGTGTAGGGCAAGTTCAAAATGTACCCAGAGTGCTGGAGACGCACACACTCTCTTAGCGTAATAAGGTCAGAATTAATAGACCTCATGTCATAAGGTCAGATTCCTTCATATAAACCTCAAGAGACTTTCGGGGCAAAATTCAGATTAATTTTGTGGTCTAGGTGTTGGATTTTAGACAAGCTGCTCACTCTCAAGTGACCTTGAGCCAGGGTGAAAGATTGCAACCTTTTCCCCTTACTCACCTCCAAAAGATTGTTTttgctccctcccctcttctaGACGATCACTGCTCTGGCCACACAGAATCCacagacactgaaatttgagTCCCATGCCTCCCCACCAAACACCAGAAGCATAGGTGAGAAAGTTACTTGCTATTTAGTGGACTGGAGGGGGTGGTTCACGTGTCGATGCATGGTATTCCTGTCGTGAGGGATGCCATACTCCAGGAAAAGGAGATATAGTAGCACAGAGGAGGGAActtcataaaaaaggaaaaggctttgaaaaagagctgggaaggaaggaacacTTGGGGAGTCCTCCAGAGTTCTAGGGCCCATCCACAGGGATGCCCCAGAAGGCCTGGCCCCAGAGCAGGAGCCGGGGAAGGCACTGTGCGGTCTAAGAGAGCAGAGGGTGAACACCTGCCTCTCCTCCAGCAGCTCAGCATGGCTACAGATGGAGATACCTGGTGAAACTGTCTAaccccgctcatgatctgtcgCACATAATGTTGCATCAGGGAAGGTTCTCACCTGCAGTTGACAACCTGGCCAGAGAGAGCAAAACTGAGGTTTCAggttcttctctcttctttcccacccccaaccccacccagaGATGCACTAGAGGCCCTTTCATAGGGCATCCATGATGAAATGAAGCATTACAAAGAACTCAAAGGCAGGACATGAAGCAAGGCCACCCAGGGGGCTGAAAACAGACTCCAAACAGCAGTCAGGAACCGTACGATTCACGTAACACACAAATTCCAAATCTCAGTGCCTTAACCCGgcacaaatttatttcttgctcatgtaGTAGTCCCAAGCAAGTGGGGAGGACAGGCCATGATCCACACAGAAATTAGGAATCCCAGACTCCGTCCTCCAGGTCCTTGACGTCCTCTCCATGACGCCAGCAGACGGCGAGAGAGTTTTATGGGGCAGGTCCAGAACTGGAACACATCACTCCCACTCTCTTTTCACTGACCAGAGCTCAGTCACGAGCTACACTCAATTGAAAAGGGAGGTGAAAACGTCAGCCTAGCCGTGTGCCCGGGGAAAAGTGGGCACCGTGGGTACTGGCGATCGCTAAGGTTAGTGATCTTGAGTGCCGTCTCTCTGTGGCTGCAGGATCTTTGCTCTGGAGTAGTTCAGCTTTTCCAGAGAAGGATCCTCTCAGTCTCTGCCTGATGGCTTTAGGCCTGGCTGCCGAAGGTCTGCAGCCGGGGGGAGTGGGCTGGGGTGCCGCTGAGGTGCCGGGAACCTCACCATTAGCGAGCAGCTTTTCACCACTTCCTGTCATTAGGGGACAGTCAATGGGTTACTCATTTCACGTGTTGTACCTCCCATCCTTATAATTTTATGGAATTCACACTGCTATTATCctccccatgttacagatgacaaaactgagactCAGTGGGACCAAGTCCCACAGATTTGCCTCGAATTGCAGAGCCCGTAATGTACAGatgcaggatttcttttttatttttctttttaaattttatttgagaaagagagggcgtggggagaggggaagaaggagacagggagacggaatcccaagcaggctccatgctcaatgcggagcccaacaagggacttgatcatgacctgagcctaaatcaagagtcagacgcccaactgactgagtcacccaggcgctcccagatgCAGGATTTAAAGCCATATCTGCTTGGTTCTGAAATgctctcttcttttccatttcctagCTTGGGGGATAAAACCACCCACACGCAGATCTGTCTTTCTTCACCTCACCCCTCATCCCCTAGACCAGACGCAATGAGTCAAGGAagacagagatgcagagaaaacggtgtatttattttttcaagaaccAGTAGACATTTCCCTCTTGTGTGCCAAGCCTCACGTTGGCTGCTGGGCACACGCAGATAGACCAAGCCCGACCTTAGGCCCCTGGAGGTGTTTGTCACAAAGCCACACATTCATCAAGGCACTTTCCTCTTTCCTTGGTTTGGGGAGAAAAGGAATCCTCCAACCACACGTACCAGGAAGTCCTAATCTTGTTGAAGTGGTGAGAACGTATctgtggaaagaaaataaaacagaacctCAGCACAGGAACAATCCCAGTGATCCTCGTGTTCCTCCCACCCAGAAGGTCCTCCTTTCAGAGGGCCCTATGTTCCTTGGGATAAGAGAGAGAACACGGTGCTGGAATGGTCAAAACAGCAGTGGTCTTTGATCTAGGAATCAAGAACGAATCCATGTTGTCCGTTGACTCTCCGCTTCCATCTTCATTCTAGTAAAATCAGGGCATTGGGCCAGATAATTCAGGAATGGCCTCTACACCTGGGCATCACACCGGGCTTTCTTATGGTTCCAGGTGACCTAGCCCTATCGAGGCCACAACCATGGCAACGTTCTCTCAATGCACACAGCACTTCAAGTTTTAAGAGACACTTTTACATTTAGTATCTCAGTGGACATACTTGtatccactttacagatggggacactggaGCTAAGAAAGATACAGGCATTGCTCACCGTCACATAGTCAGCCAGAAGCAGAGGTGATAGGAAAAGGTCAACTTCTTGCCTTGGGTATCATGGCTCCTTTCGCCTGGCTCATTCCAGGAATCCTTCCCTCCCAGGACCCAGAACTGCCAGTCATGGGTGACCCTGGGGACTGCTTGTTTAGAAAACTGGGGGTGAATGGTGTCGAAGGGCAGTGGGTCTgcgtggtgggtggggaggataCACAGGGAGAGGCCAAGCATCCTCCTTCACGTGGAAGAGCACCAGGGAGTTGAGACCTGTCGTCGGCTAGGGAATATGGGTGTGTGCCAGACCTTACCTTTCAGTGGCTCAACACATGAATTCCCACATGGCCCCTTGCAGCACTTCAGACCGGTCAGGCAGTCACCGTCATTCAGGCAGGTGTCTAGGGGGTCGGGCTCCTTACACTCGCCAATGACCAGTGGACACCTCCCAGGATTGACCTTAACTGGTGAGAACAAGGCATGCCAATCACGTCCTCTCTACTTCAGCACCCAAACTGAGGCCCATGAGTGTCCCGAAGGAGCCCCCTTTCCGCCAAGAGGGCCCCAACCAGTGCTGCAAGTGTCTGACAGAGTGACTCATTAGCTGAATGAGTGGCTGAGGGGCTGGccggctgccccccccccccacctgcaaCTTCTCCAAGATGTGTGTCCTCAAGTTAAAATCTCTCTGGTCCTCTCTTCCAggactctgtttcctcaccttgCTCCGATGGGTCTACAGGATCCAGGCATTTGTTGCTGCAAATGCTGGGACAGCATTTCTGATCCTTTGGACACTCCCAGTCATTCAGGCATTCGTTGGGCTCGTACACAAGGCATAGGCCATGAGGTCTGAAGGGGCAGGCTCCACTCTTAACTTTTTCTACAGGCAAgaacaaaggaggaagaaggagatgattCTGAGTCATGACCACCATCCTGGACTGCCACCATGGCTGATTCCCAGCTACCAATGCAACGTGGACTGGCTCACAAAAGTCTTGAAAGTGTAGCCTTCAGCTGTTGCGAGCCAGTATGAGCCACCTCCGGCACGCAGCCGGATAGAGCTCATGGTCAGGTGCTCCCAGCCTGGGATtgactgggagggaggcagagagggactgCCATAGCAGGAGAGGCGACTCGTCAGAGCCCGAAGGGAAGATTGCAGATCGGTTgacaagaaaatagagaaagagagcgaccttgaaaaaagaaacagtaagagaaaaaaagagaacattttggaAGAGTGACCAGACAGAGACTGAAATGATGTGACAGAGAAAAAGACCAAACGGTAAAGAAGAAACTGTAGAGCAAGAAAAGCAAGCAATACGGGGGCTGGAGTCAACCGGTCCATCTGGCAGAAGGTGGGTTTCTGGACGCTCAGAAACTCTTAGCTGAAGTCTTCAGAGAGACACGTGAAATTAGGggccaggaggggcgcctgggtggctcagttggttaagtgaccgacgtcagctcaggtcacgatctcacagtttgtgggttcgagccccgcatcaggctctgtgctgacagcttgctgggagcctggagcctgcttcggattctgtgtctccttctctctctgtccctccccggcttgtgctctgtctcacgctgtctctcaaaaataaataaatgtaaaaaaaaaattcttttaaagaaattagggGCCATGGGCCGGACCACTGGA
This sequence is a window from Lynx canadensis isolate LIC74 chromosome A3, mLynCan4.pri.v2, whole genome shotgun sequence. Protein-coding genes within it:
- the LOC115509630 gene encoding antileukoproteinase-like gives rise to the protein MKPSSLITFMVLLALEILTPWTAEGTSTEKVKSGACPFRPHGLCLVYEPNECLNDWECPKDQKCCPSICSNKCLDPVDPSEQVKVNPGRCPLVIGECKEPDPLDTCLNDGDCLTGLKCCKGPCGNSCVEPLKDTFSPLQQD